The Lycium ferocissimum isolate CSIRO_LF1 chromosome 1, AGI_CSIRO_Lferr_CH_V1, whole genome shotgun sequence genome includes a region encoding these proteins:
- the LOC132029459 gene encoding EID1-like F-box protein 3 → MSQRRRLNPKGAMESIAESSDSGIHKEIILRSVFASMEWNVQTLCQMSSVNQKLRAIAKRLLWREMCIYRAPRMIASLMDGAPNGRILGEWHAIAKLLFFCCGCTSTRHFQTGQSSPGHFVKSTRFSKTSGRSFLVKRCRTDLLYVSDPCEHEIKDRCDDLGVFRGVFGGFMKSKTRACLIMRQVELEDGVRCPFCGARVWSMTAARLVPKSAARRLGTVENGLEYFVCVNGHLHGSCWLVPLSSDEDDEKDVDGDDEDNGRVGGFHGNRIAS, encoded by the coding sequence ATGAGTCAAAGACGGAGGCTAAATCCGAAGGGAGCTATGGAGTCGATCGCCGAGTCATCTGACTCGGGGATTCACAAGGAGATAATTCTCCGTTCGGTTTTTGCTTCCATGGAGTGGAATGTTCAAACTTTATGTCAAATGTCTTCGGTCAATCAAAAGCTTCGAGCAATCGCGAAAAGGCTTTTGTGGAGAGAGATGTGCATATATCGCGCACCGCGTATGATAGCATCGTTAATGGACGGTGCGCCAAATGGTCGTATTCTAGGCGAATGGCATGCTATAGCGAAATTGCTGTTCTTCTGTTGCGGGTGCACTTCGACCCGACATTTCCAAACGGGTCAGTCATCTCCGGGTCACTTTGTAAAATCGACCCGGTTTTCGAAGACTTCGGGTCGGAGCTTTTTAGTGAAGAGATGTAGAACGGATTTGTTATACGTGAGTGATCCGTGTGAGCATGAAATTAAGGATAGGTGTGATGATTTGGGTGTTTTTAGAGGGGTATTTGGGGGATTTATGAAGTCGAAGACGAGGGCGTGTTTAATTATGAGACAAGTGGAGTTAGAAGACGGAGTGAGGTGTCCCTTTTGTGGGGCCCGGGTTTGGAGCATGACAGCTGCTCGGCTTGTGCCTAAGAGCGCGGCACGGAGGCTAGGTACGGTTGAAAATGGGTTGGAGTATTTTGTGTGTGTGAATGGGCATTTACATGGGAGTTGTTGGCTTGTGCCTTTATCGtctgatgaagatgatgaaaaagacGTTGACGGTGATGATGAAGATAACGGCAGAGTTGGCGGTTTTCATGGGAACCGGATTGCAAGTTAA